One Bdellovibrionales bacterium genomic window carries:
- a CDS encoding CPXCG motif-containing cysteine-rich protein: MEQEEQFFTCPYCFENISMVLDKTIDDEQSYVEDCEVCCKPIQLVYSCQDGEVLEFSAATLDE, encoded by the coding sequence ATGGAACAAGAAGAACAATTTTTTACATGTCCCTACTGCTTTGAGAACATTTCCATGGTGCTTGATAAAACCATTGATGACGAACAGTCGTACGTGGAGGACTGTGAAGTGTGCTGCAAGCCCATTCAACTCGTCTACAGTTGCCAAGATGGTGAAGTTCTCGAATTTTCTGCCGCCACTCTTGATGAATAG
- a CDS encoding class I SAM-dependent methyltransferase gives MPKVAMKIGYVLTALFLSSCSTPKSSSPEDQTLGIQQEEVTPAPPPEHSHKDHHHKAFKGAEEWAKEFDDPKRDQWQRPQDVLRALELKKTDNVADIGSGTGYFTVKIAPLVPQGTVYGVDVEKDMVRYLENRAKALKLPNVAAVLAEESGFTTDKKLDVVLVVNTYHHIPNRSAYFKGLIPHLNSGARVVIVDFLPTSPMGPPQKHRYQPPQIKNEMQQAGYRFVKQKNLPYQFVLTFQAGLSMVNSPLSK, from the coding sequence ATGCCTAAAGTTGCGATGAAGATCGGTTATGTGTTGACGGCTTTGTTTTTGAGCAGCTGTTCCACTCCAAAGTCCTCGTCTCCGGAAGATCAGACTCTCGGTATTCAACAAGAGGAAGTCACTCCGGCGCCTCCTCCAGAGCATTCTCATAAGGATCATCACCACAAAGCATTTAAAGGCGCCGAAGAGTGGGCCAAGGAGTTCGACGATCCGAAGCGTGATCAATGGCAACGCCCGCAAGACGTCCTCCGAGCACTGGAGCTCAAAAAGACCGATAACGTGGCGGATATTGGATCGGGGACGGGTTACTTCACTGTGAAGATCGCGCCACTCGTGCCCCAGGGTACAGTTTACGGTGTGGATGTGGAAAAGGATATGGTCCGTTACCTTGAGAATCGGGCCAAAGCATTAAAGCTTCCTAACGTGGCTGCCGTGCTCGCCGAAGAATCGGGTTTTACCACGGATAAAAAGCTGGACGTCGTTTTGGTGGTGAACACCTACCACCATATTCCGAATCGGAGCGCTTATTTTAAAGGGTTAATCCCTCATCTCAACAGCGGCGCCCGAGTCGTGATCGTCGATTTTCTACCCACGTCGCCGATGGGTCCTCCCCAAAAGCACAGGTATCAGCCGCCGCAGATTAAAAACGAGATGCAGCAGGCAGGGTATAGATTTGTGAAACAGAAAAATCTGCCCTACCAGTTTGTACTCACGTTTCAAGCGGGCCTCTCGATGGTCAATTCACCTCTCAGTAAATAG
- a CDS encoding lytic transglycosylase domain-containing protein: protein MQNRNSSSFVVPSFLAISGLILITAACVSRGAPSYALKADEEEVIDVDELAERQITSFSAVFAQPKDESISYSKVVNQNLDGIPLEQSQTLMDEAKAFVQERSKSNTHVAVLRRCKHDENDIFCIAFKERWNVERSRRKSQGAVLSAKQVLAQLKSKDFVKLEKASSKQIITAAKKLKSAQLLEVSRAATLSPVCISETLSLGLAAVLEVGFPQDENVTLSRTLLEQSTKCAKGEALDRANYRLAMLHVWKNDCQQALPLFDAQLKSGEAKYLQSRSTYWRDWCQKQSPSVAAKSSVEPGKEMYKEFPLSFHSLVADEGFNTPAFDLLTSNPDPVIAYRSTTNKTLNSILAAADVFLRIDEKDLAFHLLEGVKPDHISAEPAEVLLYLSIVANRAQFGLLKFQAMTKAFDKNPSIKTPVTMKFYYPNWYYELVEEHKESVNPYLLLALIRQESAFNPKAQSAAGARGLMQLLPGTAKSFGRIKKNDLFIPKKNIQAGVKFFSYLLKRYNGQVHLALAAYNAGPSAVDDWVKRYPTENSVLFMDLVPYRETREYVATILRNWYWYNKLYASEGTKQSKLQSPVSEALQVSRSNE from the coding sequence ATGCAAAATCGCAATTCTTCATCGTTTGTCGTGCCGAGTTTTTTGGCCATTTCAGGTTTGATTTTAATCACAGCCGCCTGTGTGTCTCGAGGTGCTCCCTCTTATGCCTTGAAGGCCGACGAAGAAGAGGTGATTGACGTGGATGAGTTGGCCGAGCGCCAGATCACTTCTTTCTCCGCTGTGTTTGCTCAGCCGAAAGATGAATCCATCAGCTATTCCAAAGTGGTGAATCAGAATTTAGATGGGATTCCTTTAGAGCAGTCTCAAACTCTTATGGACGAAGCTAAAGCTTTTGTGCAAGAGAGAAGCAAATCGAACACGCATGTTGCGGTTCTACGCCGGTGCAAACACGACGAAAACGATATTTTTTGTATCGCTTTTAAAGAGCGATGGAACGTGGAGCGCTCTCGTCGCAAGTCGCAGGGAGCAGTGCTTTCGGCCAAGCAGGTTTTAGCGCAACTTAAAAGTAAGGATTTTGTAAAACTCGAGAAAGCATCTTCAAAGCAGATTATTACGGCCGCCAAAAAATTAAAATCAGCACAACTTTTAGAGGTGAGTCGAGCCGCGACTCTTTCCCCCGTATGTATTTCGGAAACGCTATCATTAGGTTTAGCCGCAGTCCTCGAAGTGGGTTTCCCCCAAGACGAGAACGTGACTTTATCACGAACCTTGTTGGAGCAGTCCACCAAATGCGCCAAAGGTGAGGCGTTGGACCGCGCCAACTATCGCTTAGCCATGCTTCACGTGTGGAAGAATGATTGTCAGCAGGCGCTTCCCCTTTTTGATGCGCAGTTGAAGTCGGGTGAAGCCAAGTACCTTCAGTCGCGGTCCACCTATTGGAGAGACTGGTGTCAAAAACAATCTCCATCGGTTGCCGCCAAATCCTCCGTTGAGCCTGGCAAAGAAATGTATAAGGAATTTCCTCTCAGTTTTCATTCCTTAGTGGCTGACGAGGGTTTTAACACTCCTGCCTTTGATCTTTTGACCTCCAACCCGGATCCCGTGATTGCCTATCGCTCCACGACCAACAAAACGTTAAATAGCATTCTCGCTGCAGCAGATGTGTTTTTACGTATTGATGAAAAGGACCTCGCCTTTCACCTTCTTGAAGGCGTCAAGCCAGATCACATCAGTGCTGAACCTGCAGAAGTGCTCTTATATCTTTCTATCGTCGCGAACCGCGCCCAATTTGGTCTTTTAAAATTTCAGGCCATGACCAAAGCCTTCGACAAAAATCCCTCGATTAAAACTCCGGTCACTATGAAGTTTTATTATCCGAACTGGTACTATGAACTTGTGGAAGAGCATAAAGAGTCGGTGAATCCCTATTTGCTTTTGGCTTTGATTCGCCAGGAAAGTGCGTTTAATCCCAAAGCCCAAAGTGCTGCGGGAGCCCGCGGTTTAATGCAACTTCTTCCGGGAACAGCGAAATCCTTTGGGCGGATTAAAAAAAATGATTTGTTTATTCCTAAAAAGAATATTCAGGCCGGAGTTAAATTCTTTTCCTATCTTCTCAAACGCTATAATGGGCAAGTGCATTTAGCATTGGCCGCTTATAACGCCGGTCCCAGTGCGGTGGATGATTGGGTCAAGCGTTATCCCACAGAGAATTCAGTTCTGTTTATGGATTTAGTTCCCTACCGCGAGACCCGCGAGTACGTAGCGACGATTCTAAGAAACTGGTACTGGTACAATAAGCTCTACGCTTCCGAAGGCACGAAGCAATCAAAACTCCAATCGCCCGTCAGCGAGGCTTTGCAAGTCAGTCGGTCCAATGAATGA
- a CDS encoding TonB-dependent receptor, with translation MEKDSVKVFDDKSEGDLTIYVFNNGLPAPNVKVITPAGEKSSNDYGVITTKLSAKEDHEITIPSIHKKIKVKITPGFESQVIVNLLAEQSDVEVETPKAETQTTTAQGPKVKMRFQVRSERGPVQNATVLFSGLEAVSRTDDHGIVQVDLPEGEATATFFHPEFQTLTLNSLKVEKTSTETFQIELKPSLNQLEDMVVLAPKVKGSLSALVEVRKQSSAVTDVLGAEQMARAGDGDAAASLRRVTGLTLVNGKFVYVRGLGERYSGVLMNQFSLPSPEPTRRVVPLDLFPTAIMESIVVQKSYSPDLPGEFGGGVIQLQTKTLPESFFLRATIATAYERNAQGRLGYKGGSTDWLGIDDGSRQLPTAIKNVLGQGLKLTKNIPGEDKGLTEQQLIDLGNTLPVNYNTDTTSQPSMPNLALSMGNGWKFSGFKLGTAGSLLYGQSIDAYNRFSQGFNVGTGGKFERDFQRQSVVAETEVRLAGSFDVGAEIFKDHKISASAFILRNTTSLAQRDTTINYLSNGNQTEATTLDWTERQLFAQHFKGQHNLQKIVNYPVKWDWRLGLSQANRNSPDRRDYMYDIINGNTTIASDSSGNTRTFSDLTDDSSEMAMDLTIPWVYKARDLVKVKLGFNQIEKNRRSDITRLFFANNFSGATPIPLNGSPEDIFSKPNIDSGVFLLKNLTNEADSYSGEQTISAQYILAEIAPVAEWSFQAGFRRESSTQLVKTFKYFEPDRPFARSQLEMNDVLPVYAVTWKPTDHWRARLAYSETLARPDFRELSTVGFVDDETGYNVQGNANLKGTVIKNIDHRWEYYWTSDEYMSLGLFHKRFVNPIEVMFIPGVNRIQSFDNAQGAENYGIEIENRTGLRHFSRELRRWTLLTNLTLIRSEIELDEKNKGIQTSEVRPLQGQSPYVINLQLQYDRPQWGFSSTLLYNIVGKRITEVGTNDVPDTYEQPFGQLDFVASEKVGKFWTIGFRARNLLNPEIESTQADEVVRSYRRGRFFGLTLGAVL, from the coding sequence ATGGAAAAGGACTCTGTCAAAGTTTTTGATGACAAGTCCGAAGGGGACCTGACAATCTATGTTTTTAATAATGGCCTGCCGGCTCCAAATGTAAAAGTCATTACTCCGGCCGGGGAGAAGTCTTCTAACGATTATGGCGTCATCACAACCAAGTTGTCGGCCAAAGAGGATCATGAAATCACGATCCCAAGTATACACAAAAAAATAAAGGTCAAAATTACTCCCGGCTTCGAATCGCAAGTGATCGTCAATCTTTTGGCCGAGCAGAGCGATGTCGAAGTCGAAACTCCAAAAGCGGAGACGCAAACAACCACTGCTCAAGGACCCAAAGTTAAAATGCGATTCCAGGTGAGGAGTGAGCGCGGCCCCGTTCAAAATGCCACCGTCCTTTTTTCGGGATTAGAAGCGGTGTCCAGGACCGACGACCATGGAATTGTACAAGTCGATTTACCCGAGGGTGAAGCTACGGCCACTTTCTTTCATCCAGAGTTTCAAACACTCACATTAAATTCTTTAAAGGTCGAAAAAACATCGACCGAAACTTTTCAAATTGAGCTTAAACCGTCTCTGAATCAGCTTGAAGATATGGTGGTTCTGGCTCCAAAAGTAAAGGGCAGTCTTTCTGCATTGGTTGAGGTGCGAAAGCAAAGCTCGGCGGTCACTGACGTTTTAGGAGCGGAGCAAATGGCGAGAGCTGGAGACGGGGACGCGGCCGCATCTCTTCGACGCGTGACTGGCCTCACTCTCGTCAACGGGAAGTTTGTGTACGTGCGCGGACTTGGTGAGAGATATTCCGGTGTATTAATGAATCAATTCTCTTTGCCAAGTCCAGAGCCTACACGTCGTGTGGTGCCGCTCGATCTGTTTCCGACGGCCATTATGGAGAGTATTGTCGTTCAGAAAAGTTATTCTCCCGATCTGCCTGGTGAATTTGGAGGAGGAGTCATTCAGTTACAAACGAAGACGCTCCCAGAAAGTTTTTTTCTTCGTGCGACGATTGCTACCGCCTACGAGAGAAATGCTCAAGGTCGACTTGGTTATAAGGGAGGAAGTACGGATTGGTTAGGGATCGACGATGGCTCCCGACAACTTCCTACGGCCATTAAAAATGTGCTAGGTCAGGGGCTGAAGCTCACTAAAAATATCCCGGGAGAAGACAAGGGATTAACTGAGCAGCAGTTGATCGATTTGGGAAATACATTGCCCGTCAATTACAATACCGATACGACGTCGCAACCCTCTATGCCTAACCTTGCCTTATCTATGGGGAACGGTTGGAAGTTTTCGGGATTTAAATTGGGAACTGCAGGAAGCCTGCTCTATGGTCAATCGATCGACGCCTACAACCGCTTTTCACAAGGTTTTAACGTGGGGACCGGCGGAAAATTTGAGCGCGACTTCCAAAGACAGTCCGTTGTTGCCGAAACTGAAGTTCGTTTAGCGGGAAGTTTTGATGTGGGTGCCGAGATATTCAAAGATCATAAAATCTCGGCAAGTGCTTTTATCCTGAGAAACACAACGAGCTTGGCCCAAAGAGACACAACGATTAACTATCTCAGTAATGGCAATCAAACGGAAGCGACCACGCTGGACTGGACGGAGCGTCAACTTTTTGCTCAGCACTTTAAAGGCCAGCATAATCTGCAAAAGATTGTCAATTATCCGGTGAAATGGGATTGGCGCTTAGGTCTTTCGCAGGCCAATCGCAACAGTCCCGATCGCCGCGACTACATGTACGATATTATTAATGGGAATACCACCATCGCGAGTGATAGTTCGGGAAATACTCGTACCTTTAGCGATCTTACCGATGATTCATCGGAGATGGCCATGGATCTCACGATTCCTTGGGTGTATAAGGCCAGAGATTTAGTAAAAGTTAAATTGGGCTTCAATCAGATCGAGAAAAATCGACGCTCTGATATCACTCGTCTCTTTTTTGCCAATAATTTTTCCGGGGCAACGCCAATTCCGCTCAACGGCAGTCCAGAAGATATTTTTTCTAAACCGAATATTGATTCCGGAGTTTTCCTCTTAAAGAATCTGACCAATGAAGCTGACAGTTACTCTGGGGAACAAACGATTAGCGCACAATATATTTTAGCGGAAATCGCTCCGGTGGCCGAGTGGAGTTTTCAAGCGGGTTTCCGGCGCGAGAGTTCTACACAGCTTGTAAAAACATTTAAATATTTTGAGCCGGATCGCCCGTTTGCTCGCTCGCAGCTAGAAATGAATGACGTGTTGCCCGTATACGCCGTCACTTGGAAGCCCACCGATCACTGGCGGGCCCGTCTGGCTTACAGCGAAACTCTCGCTCGTCCAGATTTTAGAGAGTTGTCGACCGTCGGATTTGTGGACGATGAAACAGGGTACAATGTTCAAGGCAACGCCAACCTCAAAGGGACGGTGATTAAAAATATAGATCATCGCTGGGAGTATTATTGGACCTCGGATGAGTATATGTCCCTCGGGCTTTTCCATAAGCGGTTTGTCAATCCGATCGAGGTGATGTTTATACCTGGGGTCAATCGAATCCAGTCTTTTGATAATGCTCAAGGGGCAGAGAATTACGGGATTGAGATTGAGAATCGCACGGGATTGCGACATTTCTCTCGCGAACTTCGCCGCTGGACTCTTTTGACCAACCTGACGCTCATTCGTTCAGAGATTGAGTTGGATGAGAAGAACAAAGGCATTCAAACTTCGGAAGTTCGACCTCTGCAAGGTCAGTCTCCTTATGTGATCAACCTGCAATTGCAGTATGATCGTCCGCAATGGGGTTTTTCATCGACTTTGCTTTACAATATTGTAGGAAAACGCATCACCGAAGTGGGTACCAACGATGTGCCTGACACCTACGAGCAACCGTTCGGGCAGCTCGACTTTGTCGCGTCCGAAAAAGTGGGAAAATTTTGGACCATTGGATTTCGGGCGCGCAATCTCTTAAATCCTGAGATCGAGTCAACGCAAGCGGATGAAGTGGTGAGATCCTACCGTCGCGGTCGTTTCTTCGGGTTAACTCTTGGAGCTGTCTTATGA
- a CDS encoding MotA/TolQ/ExbB proton channel family protein has product MKDRIFAIAHYADAGVLYLLIALSLVSIGVIIERYVRLRTLAKKSREEKVKMEDVLTSVRINDLPDIKMDAESMEGKAMKYALNHMKHNGLKGLEESFDTYVQFQQPRLERSLTFLATVGSNAPYIGLFGTVLGIMKSFHDLAHASSAGQQTVMSGISAALIATAAGLLVAIPNILAYNYFQKQVKMIVTGMENCRDMVIAYAKMKGN; this is encoded by the coding sequence ATGAAGGATCGTATATTTGCAATTGCTCATTATGCAGACGCGGGCGTGCTCTATCTACTTATTGCTCTAAGTCTCGTCAGTATCGGAGTGATCATCGAACGGTATGTGCGTTTACGCACGCTCGCCAAAAAGAGCCGCGAGGAAAAAGTAAAGATGGAGGACGTTTTAACATCCGTTAGAATTAACGATCTGCCGGATATAAAAATGGATGCCGAGTCCATGGAAGGCAAAGCGATGAAGTACGCTTTAAACCACATGAAGCACAATGGTCTTAAAGGCCTCGAAGAATCTTTTGATACTTATGTACAGTTTCAACAACCGCGCCTAGAGCGATCTCTCACATTTTTAGCGACAGTGGGCTCTAATGCTCCCTACATTGGTCTTTTTGGAACCGTGTTAGGGATCATGAAGTCCTTCCATGACTTAGCTCATGCTTCTTCAGCCGGTCAGCAAACGGTGATGTCAGGAATTTCCGCAGCGCTCATTGCTACGGCGGCCGGTCTTCTCGTCGCGATCCCGAATATTTTGGCGTACAACTACTTCCAGAAGCAGGTCAAGATGATCGTCACCGGTATGGAGAACTGCAGAGACATGGTTATCGCTTACGCGAAAATGAAGGGGAACTGA
- a CDS encoding biopolymer transporter ExbD, translating to MGAKAGGGETISEINMVPLIDIILVVLIIFMVTAPALIKPSVEVSLPEASSADETTPSLLNISITADGSVQLNNESVDEESAKSLSRTEVERNPEVQAVIIADRDLPYGQVIKVLDWIKSTGVKNFAVTTDKPVTN from the coding sequence ATGGGTGCAAAAGCCGGTGGCGGAGAAACGATCTCCGAAATCAACATGGTCCCTCTGATCGATATTATCCTCGTGGTGCTTATCATATTTATGGTGACCGCGCCGGCCCTGATCAAGCCGAGCGTTGAAGTGAGCCTTCCTGAAGCGTCTTCGGCCGACGAAACCACTCCGAGTTTATTAAATATATCCATCACCGCCGACGGCTCCGTCCAGCTCAATAATGAAAGCGTCGATGAGGAGTCCGCGAAAAGTCTTTCGCGGACCGAAGTGGAGAGAAATCCCGAGGTGCAAGCCGTGATCATTGCGGACCGAGATCTGCCTTACGGACAAGTGATTAAAGTATTGGACTGGATTAAATCGACCGGCGTTAAAAATTTTGCGGTGACCACAGACAAACCGGTCACAAATTAA
- a CDS encoding TonB family protein, whose product MTKMKSQRIFAALGGVFVFLLIVVTVCALIAIDPIHLVKDEKVVEKPTVVKLAEPPKTEQLPEPPKKTQEASLMSTLAPDSLSPSAQDVGGGVSFGSGGFGPAVGGGGGFGASASELAKDKGNIHRPPRLISKSPVEYPSEARQKNISGFVLLKILVALNGAIEKVEILESEPQGVFDQSATRAIKAWRFEPAIVKGELVAAWTQQKIKFELN is encoded by the coding sequence ATGACGAAAATGAAATCTCAAAGAATCTTCGCCGCCCTGGGGGGAGTCTTTGTTTTTTTACTGATCGTCGTCACCGTCTGCGCACTCATCGCGATCGACCCCATTCATCTTGTTAAAGACGAAAAAGTCGTTGAAAAGCCCACAGTCGTGAAATTGGCAGAGCCTCCCAAGACTGAACAACTTCCCGAGCCCCCGAAGAAAACTCAAGAGGCGAGCTTGATGTCAACTTTAGCCCCAGATTCTTTAAGTCCCTCGGCTCAAGATGTCGGGGGAGGAGTGTCCTTCGGGAGTGGCGGTTTTGGACCAGCCGTCGGCGGTGGTGGGGGCTTTGGGGCTTCGGCCAGTGAACTCGCTAAAGACAAGGGCAACATTCACCGGCCTCCTCGTTTGATTTCGAAAAGCCCTGTGGAATATCCATCAGAGGCCCGGCAAAAAAATATATCAGGATTTGTGCTCCTAAAAATTCTGGTGGCGCTCAATGGAGCCATCGAGAAAGTCGAAATCTTAGAAAGCGAGCCTCAGGGAGTGTTCGATCAATCCGCGACGCGGGCGATTAAGGCGTGGCGTTTTGAGCCGGCCATCGTCAAAGGTGAGCTTGTGGCGGCGTGGACCCAACAAAAAATTAAATTTGAGTTGAACTGA
- a CDS encoding tetratricopeptide repeat protein translates to MKYFLSLLLFIIFNSSLAEVKDPMYDELEGLDLIEALVRDNKLTLAEEEFQKKHPKSARSYYLKGRLRYAQEKWVDATGEFTSAANFESDPELKNSISIFHAMSLSHRQMWKECRDQFSKVERRRMNLESQVLARASCEKNSGDFSQAWKTLAWAQRQWNSFSVKNEEIQLLLDLKLVHQAQSAAFEWFRVHAGLASQYQNIAEVFFQRGESESALELLELGRLAHPLNVDLNLALAQFYFQKNNYGASAEGFVYASLSDNKYSFHAAETYRQMHLFQRSQFWNQFIVDPKEKLRQTMALYIDQAQYPKISTLENIIMRSELHKDDELRYALAYSMALNGEVDVPLKYLASIQKPELLEKSSLLRKALLDCKVNGDLCRL, encoded by the coding sequence ATGAAGTATTTCTTATCTCTATTATTGTTTATCATTTTCAATAGCTCTCTCGCTGAGGTGAAAGATCCGATGTATGACGAGCTCGAGGGACTCGATCTGATTGAAGCACTTGTGCGCGATAATAAGTTAACTCTTGCCGAGGAAGAGTTTCAAAAAAAACATCCGAAGTCGGCTCGTTCTTATTATCTCAAAGGTCGGCTCCGTTACGCTCAGGAAAAGTGGGTGGATGCAACCGGCGAGTTCACTTCGGCTGCGAATTTTGAATCCGATCCCGAGCTGAAAAACTCCATCTCTATCTTTCATGCGATGAGCTTATCTCATCGGCAGATGTGGAAAGAATGTCGAGATCAGTTTTCGAAAGTCGAGCGGCGGAGAATGAATTTAGAAAGTCAGGTATTAGCAAGAGCTTCATGCGAAAAAAATTCTGGAGATTTTTCCCAGGCCTGGAAGACTTTGGCGTGGGCCCAGAGACAATGGAATTCTTTTTCCGTAAAAAATGAAGAGATCCAGTTGCTTTTAGATTTGAAGTTGGTGCACCAAGCGCAAAGCGCGGCGTTCGAGTGGTTTAGAGTTCATGCCGGGCTTGCGTCGCAATATCAGAACATCGCAGAGGTTTTCTTTCAAAGAGGAGAGTCGGAGTCGGCGTTGGAGCTTTTGGAGTTGGGGCGACTGGCTCACCCTTTGAATGTGGATCTAAATTTGGCGTTGGCTCAGTTCTACTTTCAGAAGAATAACTATGGGGCTTCGGCTGAGGGATTTGTGTACGCCAGTCTCAGCGATAATAAGTATTCGTTTCATGCGGCTGAAACCTACCGGCAGATGCATTTGTTCCAACGCTCGCAGTTTTGGAACCAGTTTATCGTTGATCCGAAAGAAAAGTTAAGGCAGACCATGGCGCTTTACATTGATCAAGCGCAGTACCCCAAAATTTCGACGCTAGAAAATATCATTATGCGGAGCGAACTTCACAAAGACGACGAGCTGAGATACGCGCTGGCCTACTCGATGGCGCTTAACGGTGAGGTCGATGTGCCCTTAAAGTATTTGGCCAGCATTCAAAAGCCCGAACTTCTCGAAAAATCATCCTTGCTGAGAAAAGCTCTGCTCGACTGCAAGGTGAACGGCGATCTTTGCCGTTTGTAA
- the gltS gene encoding sodium/glutamate symporter: MQLNALQTLAITAAVILFGRYLKNKWTLLDNYNLPTPVVGGLLFALVLYVAKITTGWTVTFDLVFREPLMIAFFASVGYSASVKALKAGGIPVIFFFGITVLALLLQTGLGIMAAQSFGYPPLLGVLTSAVSLTGGPGTALAFAPLFEVRGVEHAATVGLSSAMGGIIVGGLIGSPITTFLIRKHKLSATPDQNDEKLPHEDAREALSDLEDKPKFFTQNSLKHVIGMLIIMGLGAWISTAINTTGITLPIYIGSMISAALIRNLDDVTDWFDIEDSSIEDIGNVCLSLFIAMSIVTLDLSQLQNTAVAILIFLVLQSVLTGLLAYTLVFKAMGKDYDAAVISGGFTGFMMGTTANAMANMNAITEKYGPSNKAYLVVPLVGTCFIDFVNAALVTFCINFWG; this comes from the coding sequence ATGCAATTGAATGCTCTACAAACTCTGGCCATCACTGCCGCTGTTATTTTATTTGGCCGCTATCTCAAAAATAAATGGACTCTCCTCGACAACTACAATCTTCCAACCCCGGTGGTGGGTGGGTTACTCTTCGCTTTAGTTCTCTACGTCGCGAAAATTACTACCGGTTGGACAGTCACTTTTGATCTCGTCTTTCGCGAACCTCTGATGATCGCTTTTTTTGCGTCGGTGGGCTATAGCGCGTCGGTCAAAGCTCTTAAAGCGGGAGGCATTCCGGTGATTTTCTTTTTTGGAATCACAGTGCTCGCGCTTCTTTTACAAACAGGCCTTGGGATTATGGCGGCGCAATCCTTTGGTTACCCTCCGCTCCTCGGAGTACTCACAAGTGCCGTCTCCCTGACAGGCGGTCCCGGAACGGCTCTTGCCTTCGCTCCGCTTTTCGAAGTTCGCGGTGTTGAGCATGCGGCGACTGTAGGTCTTTCAAGCGCCATGGGCGGAATTATTGTTGGCGGATTGATTGGATCGCCGATCACCACGTTTCTCATCCGTAAGCATAAACTGTCTGCCACACCCGACCAGAACGACGAAAAACTTCCCCACGAAGACGCTCGCGAAGCTTTGAGTGATCTCGAGGATAAGCCCAAGTTTTTTACACAAAACTCTCTCAAGCACGTTATTGGCATGTTGATCATCATGGGTTTAGGAGCGTGGATCAGCACCGCGATCAACACCACGGGCATCACACTTCCCATCTACATTGGCTCAATGATTTCAGCCGCACTCATTCGCAATCTCGATGACGTCACCGATTGGTTCGACATCGAGGACTCATCGATCGAAGACATCGGGAACGTGTGTCTGTCCCTGTTTATTGCGATGTCGATTGTGACTCTGGATCTTTCTCAATTACAGAACACGGCCGTCGCCATTTTGATTTTCCTCGTTCTGCAGTCCGTGCTGACGGGTCTCCTCGCCTACACTTTAGTATTTAAAGCGATGGGCAAAGACTATGATGCCGCCGTGATCAGTGGCGGATTTACGGGATTTATGATGGGGACTACGGCGAACGCTATGGCCAATATGAATGCGATCACCGAAAAGTATGGTCCCTCCAACAAAGCCTACTTGGTCGTTCCGCTGGTCGGCACCTGCTTTATCGATTTCGTCAATGCCGCACTCGTCACCTTCTGCATCAACTTTTGGGGATAG
- a CDS encoding M23 family metallopeptidase, with amino-acid sequence MDNLFRRILFSCLMVFGFLFVGKTGSHFSTNTEIIPLSPEELAELFNDETFLYGNAKDEPEEAAFSSEVEEESSEDLLDQREPAARRGDAFSYRISSRRGWRRHPVTGRRRFHAGTDYAAPCGTPINSRQTGQIVGAGWMGGYGKTVLVNYGRCTALYGHMSAIYVGSGTVQAGTRLGLVGRTGLVTGCHLHYEDCSAMRSGPIGGRRAPRGYPVTEPQYYQRQRARGYAPQEHPSFMDWFFNRGVDQ; translated from the coding sequence ATGGATAATCTATTTAGAAGGATTCTATTTAGTTGTTTAATGGTTTTTGGATTTTTGTTTGTCGGAAAGACAGGAAGTCATTTTTCAACAAATACGGAAATTATTCCACTCAGTCCAGAAGAACTCGCAGAGCTTTTTAACGACGAAACCTTCCTCTACGGAAACGCGAAGGATGAGCCTGAAGAAGCGGCTTTCTCAAGCGAAGTTGAGGAAGAGTCGTCGGAAGATTTGCTCGATCAACGTGAGCCCGCTGCTCGTCGAGGTGACGCTTTTTCTTATCGTATTTCTTCGCGCCGAGGATGGCGTCGTCACCCAGTGACGGGTCGCCGGAGATTTCATGCGGGGACAGACTACGCCGCTCCTTGCGGAACTCCGATCAACTCACGACAAACGGGCCAGATCGTTGGCGCCGGTTGGATGGGTGGCTACGGTAAAACTGTTTTAGTGAATTACGGAAGATGTACAGCTCTCTATGGTCATATGTCGGCCATCTATGTGGGCAGTGGAACTGTTCAGGCGGGAACCCGATTGGGTCTTGTGGGGCGCACGGGACTTGTCACCGGTTGCCATTTACATTACGAAGATTGTTCCGCGATGAGAAGTGGGCCCATCGGTGGCCGACGCGCCCCTCGTGGATATCCCGTGACGGAGCCACAGTACTATCAACGTCAACGCGCACGTGGTTATGCTCCTCAAGAACATCCGTCTTTTATGGACTGGTTCTTTAATCGCGGTGTCGACCAATAG